The segment ACCAATGTTTCACTTTCAATCAGGAAGATATGACTCtgaccatagaagagtatgctgccTTGCTTCGCATTGATAATGTACAATTCGGCAAGATATATGTGAAAGAACCCAAaccaatgaccttcaagaaaaagttagtaaggTTGACGGGAATGGCTGATATGTGGgctgaaaaataaataaagaaaaagaacgaAGTTAGTTGTGTTTCGTGGTTTTCTCTACAAGATTTAGTTCAAAACCATCCAGATATTGTAAAGAGGATTGATCTGtttgctttggccatttacggAATAATTGTTTTCCCAAAAGTTCTTGGGCATATAGAAGTCGCGGTAGTGGATTtcttcgaaagattgaagcaaggGATCAACCCCGTCTGGGCTATCTTGGCCGAAACTTTTAGATCTCTAAGTTGTTGTAGGAGGAAAGGGGAAGGAAGTTTTATCGGATGCGCCCAGTTACTTAATGTCTGGATTCTaagccatttttggaaagtggagCGTACACCTTtccacatgttttcaaaaacattcaccCCATTAAAAGCTTACCTTGAGAAAGATTGGCCAAAGGATGTCACCGAAAgcattgggtttcagtttttcagaaccttcgtACCGAAGATATAACCTGGAGAGCACCATGGAACCGTTCTTTAGTTCtattatacaaatgtggaagccaataTTGAGTGCCTTTACTAGGATTATGGGGAGGAATTGGATATGCTCCGTTAATGGTTCAAAGGCAGTTTGCTTCACGACAGTTCGTACCCGCTACCGGAGGTTTGGCACAATCAGAGTTCGCCTTTACGGGTGAAGGCTACATGAAAAGAGTCCGAGATACTGTAaagtcttggaagaaaattcaCCTAATGGAGTTAGCCCTTTATGCTGATACTATCACTAAGAATTATGACTTATGGAGAAAACGACGAATGAATAGTCAACAAATCTCACCGACGAGTTACACTTTCCAAAATCCTTTCTCAGAGGAAATGCCATCCGAGCTGGATGTAGTGAGACATGAATTCGAACGTGAAAAGGCCAAGCTGTTACAGGATATTAGttctcttcaagaggaaaactaccagCTAAAGATCGGGGTTCAAATTGAAGAATCCAAAACCATGAAAGTTCAAAAAGAAGTTGAGatcgtgagaaacgacttaagggactttcattttgaaaataaaaaattaagaaacactataaaaaaTAGTGGTTTGGGCAAGTCGTCagtagaatggaaggaagaaattagcaacatCAAAGGTGAGATGGAATCCTGGAAAGggaaaacaaagaaagaagaggaaaaaactGTGTGTGCTATGATAGAGTTAAGAAAGAAGAATGCTGAGTATGAAACTATGTCTGCAGAATGTGTGACTAGTCAATCTAAACATCAAGAGCTAAGAAGGAAAGTACGAGATTTAGAAAATACACTGCAAGCTCAACAGCAACAGTTGGATAATCTCCTAAAAGCCCTAGAAGAAAAGAATAGTCAGTACAACAGAGACATTCACGCCTACGAAAGAGCTCTCCAAGAAAAATGAATACAACTCggctttttgatcaatgaaattcacaAGGCGGCATGCAACTTGtgcaattatcagatgaagccgaagctctcagttgccaattctCTCCGAGTCAAAGATCAAGCATATTAGAATTCTTAGAAtgagtgaagaaacaaggcaatatggCTAGAAAGTTTGGGTAACTGTTGAATCGAAAATAGCGAAACGTTTTGTAATAGACTATTTTGATTAATGAAATGCCTAAGTAGGGgccatcttgaaatcaacaccaaattcttgcacattcattcatgactaacattcatttgacattcattcATTGTATGTACATATCACCACAATCATTCACTAAGGCTAAAATCGTATAATCCACAGCTGCGACACTCCAAGTCTGGAATCACGCCATTCTTATAAGACACGTTGAAAAGCTAGAATTATGGAAGCCgagttcaatgagagaattgaaaggatagaAAGGACCCAAAGagaattacaagagcagttgACCAAGTCACAACAGGAAGCAAGTGATCTGATgttaagatctcgagaggaatcactcgagcaaagagatcagatggccaaaatgatggagatgatgacagcTTTGGTCAAAGGAAAGGGACCTATGTAGAGCCCTGACACTATAAAGCCTCAGCCAAGAACTAATCATGATCAGGATccgctctatcccccaggattcactccacctcaCGCCCATGCAACGCAAAGAGGATATCCTCAAGGGGAACCTGCAAGCTTGGAGCAACAACCCGTACCCCCTGCTTATAGGTTTATTCGTATCGAACCCCGGAGCTAATCCTGCTGATCCCAATGTTCTAGATTTGGATGATCCGGTAGAAATAGTCAGGTTGAAAATGGATGATCATGATTCCCAGGATAAGTATAGGAGCTTGGAGAAAGGCTCAAGGCGATAGAAGGTGCTGAAACCTTCTCTGTACTAAGTGCCAAAGAGCTTagtttggtgcccgatctggtCCTAACTCCAAAATTTAAAGTGccagattttgaaaaatatgaCGGAACGAAATGTCCAAAGGcccatcttgtcatgttttgccggAAGATGATTGGTTTCGTGAGTGAAGATAAATTGTTAATACACTGTTTCAAAGACAGCTTGGTTGGATCGGCCCTtcgatggtataatcaacttagtagagaaaggatCCGATCATCGAAAGACTTGGTGTCAGTATTTTGTGaacaatacaagcatgtatctgACATGGTACCTGATCGACTAACTCTACAGATGATGGAAAAGAAGCCGACGCAGACTTTTAGGTAATACGCGCAAAGGTGGAGGGATATCTCGGCTCAAGTAGAACCCCCATTGACTAAAATTGAAATAACGGTTCTCTTCATCAGCACGTTGAAAACTCCGTTTTATGATAAGTTGGTAGGAACTGCCACGAAAGACTTcgcagatattgtaatatccaGAGAACTTATAGAAAATACCATCAAAAGTGGAAGGGTAGAAGGTTCTGAGAGCTTGAAAAGGGCAACACCCATAAAGAAAGAAGAAGCAGAAACCCATATGGTGGGAACTAAGAGCCACTACACTTCTAATCCTTATCCAGTCCAGCCACGACCTCGATATCGCCCACCTCCAAACTTTTATTATCCACCCCAAAGCCCTTACTATCAAGCACCTCCTCCTTACCCCGTCTACGCCACAGATAACCAAAGACCATTTGCCATGTTCCCACCAAATACCATGCATGCTCAAAACCAACCCAAAAATGAACAAAGACTGACAAGATCCAATCCTAAAAAACCCCAGTTCACCCCAATTCTCGTGTCATATGGAGAGCTGTACCCTAAACTGttggaaaaataattaatatcCCCATATTATATGACACCTCTGAagcctccatacccaaaatggtacgatcctAATGCCAATTGCATGTACCACGCCGAAAACCAGGGGCATTCTATAGAAAATTGTCTAACCTTTAAAATGAGGGTTCAAGGTCTTATCGATACAGGTATTTTACAATTTGATGGTACTGGCAATACGACTGGAAATCTGCTCCCTAACCACACTGAAGAAAACATGAGCGCGTTGAAAAAAGAAGACAGGTGGCGTGCCAAAAGTTGTGTTTCTGAAATAAAGACACCACTGCGAAAGATTTGGGAGGTAATGATTGAAAAGGGGCTGCTCTGTCGGCCCAACAGAATTTTCAAAGAAGGAAATACAAAAAGTCaatatttttgtgattttcatgaGATCGAGAGGCATGACATCCAGTCTTGTGAAGGATTCAGAAAACTACTTCAAGACATGATGGACAACAAGGAAGTCAAGATCTTTAACAAAAAGGAAGAGGCTGATAAAGGAGAAGTATGCACTTCTAAAAATCAATCATCAGTTTTCCCTTATAGTGCCGATCAACCGTTGGTGGTTTATTATGATGCAAAAAAGAAGCAAGTGAAACTAAAGATGacaattgaagtaccatctcctttcccttacaatgACAAcaaagcagtaccatggaaatatgatgtCAACATTATCATACCTGAAAGTGAAAAATCTAAAGTCACGGCCGAAAATGTTGGCGAAGTAGGATACTTCACCCGCAGTGGGAGGTGTTATTCTAAAGTGGTCGAATCGATGAAGAAGACTAATGACTTGAAGCAGAAAGGAAAGGCACCGATGCATGAGGCCGAGGTTAAACTTGAGACTCTGTCTGAACAAGAAGTTAAAAGGCTTGTGAATGAAGAGGAAGCACATGAATTCTTGAAGTTCATCAAGCATAGTGAATATAACGTAGTGGAACAGTTAAGCAAACAACCGGTACGAATCTCAGTATTATCCCTACTGTTGAATTTAGAACCACATCGGAATActttgctgaaagtgttaaatcaagatTACGTGGCAAGCAATATATCTGTCGAAAAACTTGATAAGTGGGTGAATAACCTGAACgcaaataattttatttctttcagtgaTGAAGAAATAATGCCAAATGGTAAGGGCTCCGTAAAAGCATTACATATCACAACCCGTTATAAGGGTTATATAATACCGAATGTGCTCATTGATAACGGGTcagcactcaatgtcatgcctttggccacgcttTCTAGAATTCCAATTGATATATCTTATCTAAGGCCTTGTCACTCTATAGTAAGAgcattcgatgggacaagacGAAAAGTCATGGGAAAAATTGAAATTCCTCTAGAAGTGGGCCCCTATATATACGACATCGAGTTTCAGGTCATGGACATCACGCCTTCATATAATTGCCTTTTAGGAAGGTCTTGGATCCACTCTGTTGGGGCAGTTCTTTcatctctccatcaaaaagtaaAGTTTATCATGGATAGTCTTTTGGTTACTGTCGTGGGTGAGGAAGACAttatcgcatctatctctgctgatgaaCCATACCTCGAAGTAAGCAAGGATGCAGTAGAATGTTCCTTTCATTCTTTCAAATTTATCAATGCTACGTTCGTTGCTGAAGGAAATAAAATTCCCGTGCCCAAGCTGTCAAGGAATACCCAGATGGGAATTGAGCTCGAGCAAGAAAAGGTTTGGGAAGATATCAGCAAGGGATAGTTAGAGCTCTAAAACCAATGCCCCACAAGGCTCGATATGGTTTAGGGTTCGAACTGGATATGTGATAAAGAAGAAAACAATTGCAGAAAGATCGAAAAAGGCGGATTGTAAGAGCCTTAGGCCGAGaattagaatgggagcccataatgTATCttcatttgtcaaaaacatttacatctgcaggaatgatataccccaAGCAAGATAATCCATGAAGCACGctattattaattgaaaggggtcttcagaatgtcagtataaatgtcattgacaaaggaaatgatataattaaagatgtttcaatgatacgccCTTGCCCTCCTAGATTCGTTTTGAAAAATTGGACTGCTGTGAACCTTCTTGTAGTTTCAAAGTCTCTTCTAGAGTATGCTTAATGTTAACACTCTTCTTTTTGTGTGTCCCTAAGTAATAGcgggattcttttgtaagagtttatatttgctctttatcatttaaataaacattaatggagatgcattttgtcatggtcTTTTTATTAACTTCATTATTTTTCCCTACTCTCATAGCCtgtcattgcatatatctcacaTCATGCCACAATAGTATgcttgttggttccaatactttgatgctcctctatagttttcttttccattcaactttcaagtgctcagatatcaatgatatgaacaaacccgttacaaatcttgaaatcgatttcgAGAAAGCTATTTGTTTAGGAAAGTTCGAAGCTGAGGAAAatgttgaagactatgtctcgtctcctgacttactaagaatggtagaacaagaagataaacagattctacctcatcaagaatctgttgagatagtaaacttgggaaatgaagaaaagaggcaagaagtgaagattgggacctccatttcggataacaccaaacatgatttGATCATGTTTTTCATGAGTATAAAGATGTATTTTCATGGtcgtatcaggacatgccaggattggatgaggatgtagtggtccatagacTCCCACTGAAACCAGAATGCAAACCTATTCAATAGAAGCTAAGACGAATGAGACCTGAAATGCTGTTAAAATAAGAAGTCAAGAAAAAAttcgatgctggcttcctacaagtctCCAAATACCcacaatgggtagctaacatagtcccagtaccaaagaaagacagcaaggtacgaatgtgtgtggattatcgtgatttgaatcgagcaagtcctaaagataattttcctttgccaCACATTGATaaattggtggataacacagcgaTACATTCATTGCTTTCGTTCATAGCTGGATTCTCGGgttataatcagataaagatggctCCTGAGGATATGGAAAAAACTGCTTttgtaacaatgtggggaatatTTTGTTATAAGGTGATGCTGTTCGGATTAAAGAAcactggggcaacatatcagagggccatggtgatgttgtttcatgacatgatgcacaaagaaatagaagtctacgtcgatgatatgatcgccaAATCCAAGGGGGAAAGAGAGCATGTTGGGAACCTCAGGAAGTTGTTGGAAAAACTGAGAAAGTTCCAGGTGAAGCTTAATCCAGGCAGAtttacgtttggggctacctcgggaaaattgctaggcttcatcgttagcgagagaggcattgaagttgatccagataagataAAAGTCATACAAGAACTACCACCTCTGCGCACGCAAAAaaaagtcagaggatttttagggaggttgaattacatcgctcggttcattgctcaacttaccaaccagtgTGACCCAATTTTTCGACGCCTTCGGAAGCATAATCCTGGAGAATGGAACAaagagtgccaagtggcttttgacaagataaaacagtacTTGTCTAGTCCCccggtgctagtaccgccaactccaggAAGACAGTTAATATTGTATCTGACTGTGTtcaaaaattcaatgggttgcgtattgGGGCAATATGATGAGTCAGAGAAAAGAGAAAATGTGATTTACtatctcagcaaaaagttcacagagtatgaggcaaagtactcgtcaattgaaaaattctgttgcgctttggtttgggtagttcggaggctcaggcaatatatgttgtatcatatgaaatggttaatttcaaagctggacccaataaagtacatgatggaatcacttgcactctcaggaagaatggcacgatagCAGATCCTACTATCAGAATACaacatcgtctatgtgagccaaaagtcgataaaaagaagcgcaatagctgacttcttagcaactcgaacaacggatgaatacgagccattgatatttgattttccggatgaagacttgatgtgcattacagaaaaaaaGTGCGAGTCATTAAAAGAAAAGTCATGGAAAATGAGCTTTGATAGAGCATCGAATGccttggggcatgggattggagcagtcttgatATCACCAGAAGAgaaccattatccgttcactg is part of the Gossypium arboreum isolate Shixiya-1 chromosome 5, ASM2569848v2, whole genome shotgun sequence genome and harbors:
- the LOC108481346 gene encoding uncharacterized protein LOC108481346, with the protein product MRVQGLIDTGILQFDGTGNTTGNLLPNHTEENMSALKKEDRWRAKSCVSEIKTPLRKIWEVMIEKGLLCRPNRIFKEGNTKSQYFCDFHEIERHDIQSCEGFRKLLQDMMDNKEVKIFNKKEEADKGEVCTSKNQSSVFPYSADQPLVVYYDAKKKQVKLKMTIEVPSPFPYNDNKAVPWKYDVNIIIPESEKSKVTAENVGEVGYFTRSGRCYSKVVESMKKTNDLKQKGKAPMHEAEVKLETLSEQEVKRLVNEEEAHEFLKFIKHSEYNVVEQLSKQPVRISVLSLLLNLEPHRNTLLKVLNQDYVASNISVEKLDKWVNNLNANNFISFSDEEIMPNGKGSVKALHITTRYKGYIIPNVLIDNGSALNVMPLATLSRIPIDISYLRPCHSIVRAFDGTRRKVMGKIEIPLEVGPYIYDIEFQVMDITPSYNCLLGRSWIHSVGAVLSSLHQKVKFIMDSLLVTVVGEEDIIASISADEPYLEVSKDAVECSFHSFKFINATFVAEGNKIPVPKLSRNTQMGIELEQEKVWEDISKG